The Litchfieldia alkalitelluris genome has a window encoding:
- a CDS encoding M20/M25/M40 family metallo-hydrolase, with protein sequence MLQCREDLLFFTKQLVNIESIVNTSGEKEIAQVLYTMISSFPYFTENPSQVIKTKTEHDDLERYNVLAFVKGTKGTSNKTVILMGHMDTVGIDDFNNLKDHAISPDTLKEQLKTESIPVAIKEHVESEDWMFGRGVLDMKSGVASHLFLLKYYSENPHELDGNLVFVSECDEEDGSRGILSALNQLISWKDEHQFNYVAAINADFVSPRYEGDANRYIYKGTTGKLLPSFFITGAETHVGSCFEGLDPNLIAAELTKQINYNPELCNEADGEITVPPVSLKQTDLKPSYTVQTALSAYVYYNFFIYSWSPKDVLVKLKEQAEIAFGNVLTTFKERYEKYCEISGEPFKDVTWQPRVLTYEEMHSQLVEEFGSAYENHMQAFKTELLLDESLDTRMFSARVVEEAFKWMKNQTPTIVLFYSSLYSPRVQITGENENEKNLIDALDEAVDWVKPFYKEPIVVRNFFPYISDMSFVALSDDENEINSVSTNNPSWGSKHYVDYSQIRKLNVPVINIGPYGFDAHKKYERMELTYSLEVVPNLTNFVIKRLFNC encoded by the coding sequence ATGCTTCAGTGTCGTGAAGATTTATTATTTTTTACAAAGCAATTAGTTAATATAGAGAGTATCGTTAATACATCTGGAGAAAAGGAGATTGCTCAGGTTCTATATACGATGATTTCTTCGTTTCCTTATTTTACAGAGAATCCTAGTCAAGTTATAAAGACTAAAACTGAGCATGATGATTTAGAGAGGTATAATGTTCTTGCTTTTGTTAAAGGTACAAAAGGGACTAGTAATAAAACGGTGATTCTGATGGGCCATATGGATACTGTCGGAATTGATGATTTTAACAACTTGAAAGATCATGCAATATCTCCAGACACATTAAAGGAACAGTTAAAAACAGAGAGTATTCCGGTTGCAATTAAGGAACATGTGGAATCAGAGGATTGGATGTTTGGTCGTGGTGTACTTGATATGAAAAGTGGGGTAGCTAGTCATTTATTTCTATTAAAATACTACTCTGAGAATCCTCATGAATTAGATGGAAACCTTGTATTTGTATCTGAGTGTGATGAAGAAGATGGTTCTAGAGGCATTTTATCAGCATTAAATCAATTAATCTCTTGGAAAGACGAGCATCAATTTAACTATGTCGCAGCTATTAATGCAGACTTTGTATCTCCTAGATATGAGGGCGATGCAAACCGTTATATCTATAAAGGAACGACCGGAAAACTTCTCCCTTCATTTTTTATAACAGGTGCTGAAACGCATGTAGGATCTTGTTTTGAAGGATTAGATCCGAATTTAATTGCCGCAGAACTAACAAAACAAATCAATTATAATCCCGAGCTTTGCAATGAAGCTGACGGCGAAATCACCGTTCCGCCTGTATCATTAAAACAAACTGACTTAAAGCCAAGCTATACAGTTCAAACAGCTTTATCAGCTTATGTGTATTATAACTTCTTTATTTATTCTTGGTCACCAAAGGATGTATTAGTAAAGCTTAAAGAGCAAGCTGAAATTGCATTTGGGAATGTTTTAACTACATTTAAAGAGCGATATGAAAAATATTGTGAAATAAGTGGTGAGCCATTCAAAGACGTAACTTGGCAGCCAAGAGTGTTAACTTATGAGGAAATGCATAGTCAATTAGTTGAAGAATTTGGTTCAGCATATGAAAATCATATGCAAGCGTTCAAGACTGAATTGCTTTTAGATGAAAGTCTTGATACTAGAATGTTTTCAGCAAGAGTGGTAGAAGAAGCGTTTAAATGGATGAAGAATCAAACTCCAACAATTGTACTATTTTATTCTTCATTATATTCACCACGAGTGCAAATTACTGGTGAGAACGAAAATGAGAAAAACTTAATCGATGCATTAGATGAAGCGGTTGACTGGGTTAAGCCTTTTTATAAAGAGCCGATTGTGGTTCGTAATTTCTTCCCTTATATTTCTGATATGAGCTTTGTTGCCTTAAGTGATGATGAGAATGAAATTAACTCAGTCTCCACCAACAATCCTAGTTGGGGTTCAAAACACTATGTTGATTATAGTCAGATTCGCAAGCTAAATGTACCAGTAATCAATATTGGGCCATACGGCTTTGACGCACATAAAAAGTACGAACGTATGGAATTAACATATTCGCTAGAGGTTGTTCCTAATTTGACTAATTTTGTAATCAAACGTTTGTTTAATTGTTAA
- a CDS encoding ABC transporter ATP-binding protein, translating into MLKHLVTPFQYKKLPLEKKDQQTTTGTNQKIKPKAKNWVATIKRIWSYLAENKLLLSLVLLMVVISSVLGLLGPFLVGMAIDNYIVEKDPSGLLFLSVSLIIIYIFHSLSTWFQAYWMIGIAQKTVFKMRTQLFKHLHKLPIPYFDKRQHGELMSRITNDIENVSSTLNSSVIQIFSSILTLIGTVSVMLYLSPLLTLLTLIIVPTMFYGLRWITNRTSVFFKEQQKSLGELNGFIEETVSGQRIVKTFSQEEKVMRQFTEKSERLRTAGYWAQSYSGFIPKLMNMLNNLSFAVIASIGGILSFNGIITIGTIVIFAEYSRQFTRPLNDLANQFNTLLSAVAGAERVFEVIDEEEEAIDEKNAKDILIKDGKVEFQSVSFSYEKEEGNTVRDITFSVSPGETVALVGPTGAGKTTVVNLLSRFYEVDEGNIEIDGHDIKSIKRESLRKNMGFVLQDSYLFQGTIKENIRYGRLDASDDDVVEAAKLANAHSFIMKLPKKYDTELTQDGNGISQGQKQLLSIARAILSNPTLLVLDEATSSIDTITEMKIQEALQRLMEGRTSFVIAHRLNTIQNADQILVLKEGQLIENGSHEELLKAHGFYADLYENKLTEELA; encoded by the coding sequence ATGTTAAAGCACCTGGTAACACCTTTTCAATATAAGAAATTGCCCCTTGAGAAAAAAGATCAGCAAACAACTACTGGAACAAATCAGAAAATAAAGCCGAAAGCGAAAAACTGGGTAGCTACCATCAAACGAATTTGGTCGTACTTGGCGGAAAATAAACTACTGTTATCACTTGTTTTATTGATGGTTGTCATAAGTTCAGTTTTAGGGCTATTAGGTCCATTTTTAGTCGGAATGGCAATCGATAATTATATTGTAGAAAAAGATCCTTCAGGTCTACTATTTTTAAGTGTTAGCCTAATTATTATCTATATCTTTCATTCTTTGTCAACGTGGTTTCAAGCTTATTGGATGATAGGAATTGCCCAAAAAACTGTTTTTAAAATGAGAACACAGCTATTCAAGCATTTACACAAGTTGCCGATCCCGTATTTTGATAAAAGGCAGCATGGAGAGTTGATGAGTAGAATTACAAATGATATTGAAAATGTCAGTTCTACACTTAATAGTTCTGTGATTCAAATTTTTTCAAGTATCTTAACGCTTATTGGTACCGTGTCAGTCATGTTATACCTTAGCCCTTTATTAACATTACTTACACTAATTATTGTCCCAACCATGTTTTATGGATTAAGATGGATTACCAATCGAACAAGTGTGTTTTTTAAGGAACAACAAAAAAGTTTAGGCGAATTAAATGGTTTTATAGAAGAAACCGTTTCAGGTCAGAGGATTGTTAAAACTTTTTCACAAGAGGAAAAGGTAATGAGACAATTTACAGAGAAAAGTGAGAGATTAAGAACAGCTGGATATTGGGCACAGAGTTACTCGGGGTTTATTCCGAAGCTAATGAATATGTTAAATAATCTTAGCTTTGCTGTGATCGCATCAATCGGTGGGATACTTTCCTTTAATGGGATTATCACCATTGGTACAATCGTCATCTTTGCTGAATACTCAAGACAGTTTACGAGACCTTTAAACGATCTTGCGAATCAATTTAATACTTTACTGTCTGCGGTTGCAGGGGCAGAACGCGTATTTGAGGTCATTGATGAAGAAGAAGAAGCGATTGATGAAAAGAATGCTAAAGATATTTTGATTAAGGATGGAAAAGTTGAATTTCAGTCTGTTTCCTTTTCGTATGAAAAAGAAGAAGGAAATACGGTTCGAGATATTACCTTTTCTGTATCACCTGGTGAAACAGTTGCCCTTGTTGGACCAACTGGTGCAGGAAAAACAACTGTAGTGAATCTTCTATCTAGATTTTATGAAGTAGATGAAGGCAATATTGAGATCGATGGCCATGATATTAAATCGATTAAACGCGAAAGCCTTCGAAAAAATATGGGCTTTGTTCTACAAGATTCATATCTTTTTCAGGGGACCATAAAAGAGAATATTCGGTATGGACGATTGGATGCAAGTGATGATGATGTCGTTGAAGCCGCGAAGCTAGCAAATGCTCATTCCTTCATTATGAAGTTGCCGAAAAAATATGATACAGAGCTTACTCAAGATGGAAATGGAATAAGTCAAGGGCAAAAGCAACTGCTTTCAATTGCTCGTGCGATCTTATCTAACCCTACTTTGCTAGTTCTTGATGAGGCGACGAGTAGCATTGATACAATTACAGAAATGAAGATTCAAGAAGCACTGCAACGATTAATGGAAGGCAGAACGAGCTTCGTCATTGCTCACAGGTTAAATACAATTCAAAACGCTGATCAAATTTTGGTGTTGAAAGAAGGTCAGTTGATTGAAAATGGATCACATGAAGAGCTGCTTAAGGCGCATGGTTTTTATGCTGATTTGTATGAGAATAAGTTGACAGAGGAATTAGCTTAA
- a CDS encoding ABC transporter ATP-binding protein, which produces MLKVFSYLKPYRIAVTIALTLMLVELAVELLHPLFMAKIIDDGILKGDTQVIIKWGLIMVGMSFLAFTSGIINSFYAAHVSQSFGLDVRKAIFDKVQSFSFSNFNLFPTSSLITRLTNDVTQIQNTVFMSLRIMLRAPLLIIGGMIMALIVNFRLALIFLIVIPILFIFLVWVMNKGNSLFKSVQERLDSVNNVMRENLIGIRLIKAFLRRKYEVQKFTKANEKLKDRTVSALRLMEVTMPVLLLIMNLSILVVLWYGSTRVNLGDAQVGEVVAIVNYATRITGAFSIFSFIIMAFSRAKASSNRITEVLDTDIDMDEAGENESSLNGKIEFRDVSFTYPGTDTRVLDHISFTVNQGQTVAILGATGSGKSSMFQLIPRLYDVEEGSVLIDDRDVRDIKSDSLRKQIGYVPQEALLFTGTVKENIAWGKENATEEEMIQATKAAQIYETLLRLPKGFETVIGQKGVNLSGGQKQRLSIARALVRKPRILLLDDSTSALDLKTEAKLLAALKNYTCTTLIITQKISTALDADMILLIEDGQLIAKGTHEQLVNESALYQKIYQSQYREEA; this is translated from the coding sequence ATGTTAAAAGTATTTTCATATTTAAAGCCATATCGTATAGCCGTTACCATTGCGCTTACGTTAATGCTGGTAGAACTAGCTGTAGAGCTCTTACACCCTCTTTTTATGGCCAAGATTATTGATGATGGGATCCTTAAAGGGGATACTCAGGTCATTATCAAATGGGGGTTAATCATGGTAGGAATGTCGTTCCTGGCATTTACCTCTGGTATTATAAACTCTTTTTATGCAGCACATGTAAGTCAAAGCTTTGGCTTAGATGTTAGGAAAGCAATATTCGACAAAGTTCAGTCATTCTCATTTAGTAATTTTAACTTATTTCCAACATCTTCACTTATCACAAGACTGACAAATGATGTAACCCAAATACAAAATACGGTGTTTATGAGCCTACGAATTATGCTGCGCGCTCCACTACTGATAATTGGCGGTATGATTATGGCTTTAATTGTGAATTTTAGACTGGCTCTTATTTTCTTGATCGTTATCCCCATTCTTTTTATTTTTCTTGTATGGGTGATGAATAAAGGTAATTCATTATTCAAATCCGTACAGGAACGACTTGATTCTGTTAATAATGTGATGAGGGAGAATCTTATAGGTATTCGTCTTATCAAGGCTTTCTTAAGAAGAAAATATGAAGTTCAGAAATTTACAAAAGCAAATGAAAAACTAAAGGATCGAACGGTTTCGGCTCTAAGATTAATGGAAGTAACAATGCCGGTGCTTTTATTAATTATGAACTTAAGTATATTAGTAGTCCTTTGGTATGGCAGCACTAGGGTAAACTTGGGAGATGCACAGGTTGGTGAGGTAGTGGCAATTGTTAACTATGCGACAAGAATCACAGGAGCATTTTCGATTTTCTCGTTTATCATCATGGCATTTTCTAGAGCAAAAGCATCTTCTAATCGTATAACGGAAGTGCTAGATACAGATATTGATATGGACGAAGCGGGGGAGAACGAAAGTAGCTTGAATGGGAAAATTGAGTTTAGAGATGTTTCCTTTACATATCCTGGGACTGACACACGTGTATTAGACCATATTTCGTTTACAGTGAACCAAGGTCAAACGGTGGCGATTTTGGGGGCTACTGGTTCAGGAAAGTCTTCGATGTTTCAATTAATTCCTCGCTTATATGATGTCGAAGAAGGTTCGGTTCTCATTGATGACCGAGATGTTCGTGATATAAAATCAGACTCACTAAGAAAGCAAATTGGCTATGTACCTCAAGAGGCTTTATTATTTACCGGAACTGTGAAGGAGAACATTGCCTGGGGAAAAGAAAATGCTACTGAAGAAGAGATGATTCAGGCCACAAAAGCAGCACAAATCTATGAAACACTCCTAAGATTACCAAAGGGATTTGAAACAGTGATCGGCCAAAAGGGTGTTAATTTATCTGGCGGTCAGAAACAGAGATTATCTATTGCCCGAGCTCTTGTAAGGAAACCAAGAATTCTATTATTAGATGATAGCACAAGTGCACTTGATTTAAAGACCGAAGCTAAGCTGTTGGCAGCACTTAAAAATTATACATGTACAACATTAATCATTACTCAAAAAATTAGTACGGCTCTTGATGCTGATATGATTCTCCTGATCGAAGATGGTCAGCTTATTGCAAAAGGTACTCATGAACAATTAGTAAACGAATCAGCATTATATCAGAAAATTTATCAGTCACAGTACAGAGAGGAGGCATAA
- a CDS encoding response regulator produces MIRVLFVDDHEMVRIGVSSYLSAQPDIEVVGEAEDGKKGVELALSLRPDVILMDLVMKEMDGIEATKQIIASWPEAKIVIVTSFLDDEKVYPALEAGATSYMLKTSKASEIANAVRSTFEGQIVLEPEVTGKMMLKMRKQDAPLHEELTNRELEVLLHMAQGKTNQEISEELFISLKTVKVHVSNILSKLEVNDRTQAVIYAFKHTLVK; encoded by the coding sequence ATGATAAGGGTGCTATTTGTTGATGATCATGAAATGGTGAGAATAGGAGTTTCCTCGTATTTATCCGCGCAGCCCGATATTGAAGTAGTGGGTGAGGCTGAGGATGGGAAAAAAGGAGTCGAACTGGCTCTGTCTCTTCGTCCAGATGTGATTTTAATGGATTTAGTTATGAAGGAAATGGACGGAATTGAAGCCACGAAACAAATCATTGCCTCTTGGCCTGAGGCGAAAATTGTGATTGTTACAAGCTTTCTAGATGATGAAAAAGTCTATCCTGCATTGGAGGCTGGGGCAACAAGTTATATGCTTAAAACCTCAAAAGCGAGTGAAATTGCAAATGCAGTTCGCTCAACCTTTGAAGGACAGATTGTCTTAGAGCCTGAGGTGACAGGGAAAATGATGCTCAAAATGAGAAAACAGGATGCTCCACTACATGAGGAGTTAACAAACCGAGAACTAGAAGTACTCCTCCATATGGCACAAGGAAAAACGAATCAAGAAATCAGCGAGGAGCTCTTTATCTCTTTAAAAACGGTGAAGGTACATGTTAGCAACATCTTATCAAAGCTAGAAGTCAATGACCGCACCCAAGCTGTTATATATGCCTTTAAACACACACTTGTAAAATAA
- a CDS encoding sensor histidine kinase gives MSTIQRSILTSFLFSIAILVVVSLGFFLTFPLEDWSLLWYRKLLDVPFVLIVPSMAILTGVLFGFFIGISRKKQLKEIERRLQLVEEGTQGELESLVNDSDLDEILKRIQTIKTMISEQVKRSQRLATEKAEDHEKKIHEMVSRERNRLARELHDSVSQQLFAASMLMSAITETRDSVESAEGKQLKMVENMIHQSQLEMRALLLHLRPAALKGKTLQEGMKELLNELMQKVPIDITWKIEEIDLDKGVEDHLFRILQESVSNTLRHAKCSKLEILLIFRDDFVILRISDNGIGFDVNSERSTPGSYGLQNMYDRATEIGGTLKIVSLLNSGTKLEVKVPKMR, from the coding sequence ATGAGTACGATACAACGTTCAATCCTCACCTCTTTTCTATTTTCGATTGCCATCTTAGTTGTAGTATCTCTCGGCTTTTTCTTAACCTTTCCGTTAGAAGATTGGTCTTTATTATGGTATAGAAAGTTATTGGACGTTCCATTCGTCTTGATTGTCCCAAGTATGGCGATTTTGACTGGTGTATTGTTTGGATTTTTTATAGGGATTTCTAGAAAAAAGCAATTGAAGGAAATTGAACGACGCCTACAGTTGGTCGAAGAAGGAACACAGGGAGAACTTGAGTCTTTAGTTAACGATTCAGACCTAGATGAAATTCTTAAAAGAATTCAAACAATTAAAACGATGATTTCTGAACAGGTAAAAAGGTCACAAAGGCTAGCAACAGAAAAAGCAGAAGATCATGAAAAGAAAATTCATGAGATGGTTTCTAGAGAGAGAAACCGCTTAGCACGAGAATTACATGACTCTGTTAGTCAACAATTATTTGCGGCCTCCATGTTAATGTCGGCTATTACTGAAACAAGAGATTCAGTGGAAAGTGCGGAAGGAAAGCAGTTAAAGATGGTTGAAAATATGATTCATCAATCTCAATTAGAAATGCGTGCATTACTATTACACCTAAGACCTGCTGCATTAAAAGGGAAAACTTTGCAAGAAGGAATGAAGGAACTATTAAATGAATTAATGCAAAAAGTACCGATAGATATTACATGGAAAATTGAAGAAATAGATTTAGATAAAGGTGTGGAAGATCACCTATTTCGAATTCTCCAAGAATCTGTTTCAAATACACTTAGGCATGCTAAATGCTCGAAGCTAGAGATCCTCCTTATATTTAGGGATGATTTTGTGATTTTAAGGATTAGTGATAATGGCATTGGATTTGATGTAAACAGTGAGCGTTCCACCCCTGGGTCTTATGGGTTGCAAAATATGTATGACCGAGCAACTGAAATAGGAGGAACGCTGAAAATCGTCAGCTTACTAAATAGCGGCACAAAGCTGGAAGTAAAAGTCCCAAAGATGAGGTGA
- the liaF gene encoding cell wall-active antibiotics response protein LiaF has protein sequence MQFNREDFRSWMAVLAAIVVVIEVTFFNHGVLFSALISGLLIYFGSIKYHRTIGKIFFWFGIFSVGVTILTSSTFKVLLIAIIIYFIIQFFKSKKAPQQINPVVHNSIDEETERIIKKEPFLSNPFVGKVETPEHVYEWQDINIHMGFGDAVIDLSNTVLPEGESVISIRNVAGNITLFIPYELEVMIHHSSVVGGARVFQHKEVKSFNQTLSYQTADYQSANQKVKIITSMIYGELEVKRR, from the coding sequence ATGCAATTTAATAGAGAAGATTTTAGAAGCTGGATGGCTGTATTAGCAGCTATCGTTGTTGTCATAGAAGTCACTTTTTTTAACCATGGAGTGTTATTCTCCGCCCTTATATCAGGTTTACTCATTTATTTTGGGAGCATTAAGTACCATCGGACTATTGGGAAGATCTTTTTTTGGTTTGGTATTTTTAGTGTTGGCGTAACGATTTTAACAAGCAGTACATTTAAAGTTCTTTTAATAGCAATCATTATTTATTTTATTATTCAATTTTTTAAATCTAAAAAAGCGCCACAGCAGATAAATCCTGTCGTGCACAACTCTATTGATGAGGAAACGGAAAGAATTATTAAAAAAGAGCCGTTTCTTTCCAACCCGTTTGTCGGAAAAGTCGAGACTCCCGAGCATGTATATGAATGGCAAGATATTAATATTCATATGGGGTTCGGTGATGCAGTGATTGATTTAAGTAATACCGTTTTACCTGAGGGTGAATCTGTTATATCGATTCGTAATGTCGCTGGAAATATTACCCTATTTATACCATATGAGTTAGAAGTTATGATCCATCACTCTTCAGTGGTTGGTGGGGCAAGGGTGTTTCAGCATAAGGAAGTCAAATCATTTAACCAAACTCTCTCTTATCAAACTGCTGATTATCAATCTGCAAACCAGAAAGTGAAAATCATCACCTCGATGATATATGGAGAACTAGAGGTGAAGAGAAGATGA
- a CDS encoding PspA/IM30 family protein has product MSLFNRIKNTIAADLHEVLDEKDKKNPIASLNQYLRQCETEVEKVRKLVDRQHQLKEEYTRELNHATQLSEKRKHQAEIASRANEEELYQFARSEQTQYEERTARLKVVLEQTDKHLVELERKYEEMKHKLKDMKLKQLELMGRENIARANFRMNQVLDVDSRYDKSSVNFDEMERYIQRLEEQVNSSYYRSTIDSRIAELEKDMKKEETNILS; this is encoded by the coding sequence ATGAGTTTATTTAATCGAATTAAAAATACAATTGCTGCTGATCTTCATGAGGTTTTAGATGAAAAAGACAAGAAAAATCCGATTGCATCATTAAATCAATACCTACGTCAGTGTGAAACTGAAGTTGAAAAGGTACGTAAATTAGTTGACAGGCAGCATCAGTTAAAAGAAGAATACACAAGAGAGTTGAACCATGCTACGCAATTATCCGAAAAAAGAAAGCATCAAGCAGAAATTGCTTCAAGAGCTAATGAAGAGGAACTATACCAGTTTGCACGAAGTGAACAAACTCAATATGAAGAGCGTACTGCTCGCTTAAAAGTAGTTCTTGAACAAACAGATAAGCATTTGGTAGAGTTAGAGAGAAAGTACGAAGAAATGAAGCATAAGCTAAAGGATATGAAGCTTAAGCAGCTGGAGCTAATGGGTCGAGAAAATATTGCAAGAGCTAATTTTAGGATGAATCAGGTGCTTGATGTTGATTCAAGGTATGACAAATCGTCTGTTAATTTTGATGAAATGGAGCGTTATATACAACGTCTTGAAGAACAAGTGAATTCTTCTTACTATCGTAGTACGATTGATTCACGAATTGCAGAGTTAGAAAAAGATATGAAAAAGGAAGAAACTAATATTCTTTCATAA
- a CDS encoding lmo0954 family membrane protein, giving the protein MRKLGLFVIGLIAALVLLANVGPLVGMVVSLVFLYFGFKGFMKAETTGKKVLWGLLALVALTIAVANVPAILAVVAGYVLYLVYKKWNRSEDAVKEKSDPFTNFEKEWAQLKKNF; this is encoded by the coding sequence ATGAGGAAATTAGGTTTATTCGTCATCGGGTTAATTGCTGCATTGGTATTACTAGCTAATGTAGGGCCGCTTGTTGGAATGGTGGTTAGTTTAGTATTTTTATACTTTGGCTTCAAAGGGTTTATGAAAGCAGAAACAACAGGGAAGAAAGTGCTATGGGGACTCCTTGCGCTAGTCGCACTAACCATCGCAGTAGCCAATGTACCGGCCATTCTTGCGGTTGTTGCAGGATATGTACTTTATCTAGTGTATAAGAAGTGGAATCGATCAGAAGACGCTGTGAAGGAAAAAAGTGACCCTTTTACAAATTTTGAAAAAGAGTGGGCACAGTTAAAAAAGAATTTCTAA
- a CDS encoding GntR family transcriptional regulator, whose translation METKYNIVKQSLKAKILDGTFQPHQKINSESELMKEFDVSRHTIRLAIGDLVNQGWLYRRQGSGTYCADRSNEEVVQQVGTLKNIAIIATYISNYIFPSIIRGAESYLSQKGYHVSLFSTNNNHDNEKRVLEKILSQSYDGVIVEPTKSAMSNPNINYYLNLERQNIPYVMINAYYDELEPISLVVDDEKGGYLQTEHLIKLGHSNILGFFKSDDAQGTKRMKGFLKAHRSYQFPINPNNIVTYSSAEMDTKPIKELQRILSYTDKPTAIVCYNDQLAISLLDVLREKNLSIPEDISIVGYDDSFLANVTEVKLSTIEHPKNEMGSKAAQMILDMIKNNSNGNQIKKDTVESVVFEPKLIIRHSTQALLSENKTL comes from the coding sequence ATGGAGACAAAATACAATATAGTAAAACAATCATTAAAAGCTAAGATTCTAGATGGTACTTTTCAGCCTCATCAAAAAATCAACTCTGAAAGTGAACTAATGAAGGAGTTTGATGTGAGTCGCCATACAATTCGCCTGGCTATTGGTGATTTGGTAAATCAAGGGTGGCTTTATCGTAGACAAGGATCTGGAACATACTGTGCTGATCGATCGAATGAAGAAGTTGTTCAACAAGTAGGCACACTAAAAAATATTGCTATCATTGCTACCTATATTTCAAACTATATTTTTCCTTCTATTATTAGAGGAGCGGAATCATACTTGAGCCAAAAAGGATATCATGTAAGCTTATTTAGTACAAATAATAATCATGATAACGAAAAAAGAGTGCTTGAGAAAATATTATCGCAATCCTATGATGGGGTAATTGTTGAGCCGACAAAGAGTGCTATGAGCAATCCTAACATAAATTATTATTTAAACCTGGAGAGACAGAATATCCCATATGTGATGATCAATGCTTATTACGATGAACTAGAACCGATTAGTTTAGTTGTTGATGATGAGAAAGGCGGATATTTGCAAACAGAGCATTTGATAAAATTAGGTCATTCCAATATTTTAGGATTCTTTAAATCAGACGATGCTCAAGGGACGAAACGGATGAAGGGATTTTTAAAAGCACACAGAAGTTATCAATTTCCTATTAATCCAAATAATATTGTTACTTATAGTTCAGCTGAAATGGATACAAAGCCTATAAAGGAATTGCAAAGAATTCTATCTTATACTGATAAACCAACTGCAATTGTTTGTTATAATGATCAGCTTGCAATCAGTTTATTAGATGTTCTCCGAGAAAAGAACTTATCAATTCCTGAAGACATATCAATTGTAGGTTATGATGATTCATTTTTAGCAAATGTTACAGAAGTAAAGCTATCAACGATTGAACATCCTAAAAACGAAATGGGATCAAAAGCAGCTCAGATGATTTTAGACATGATTAAAAATAACAGCAATGGTAATCAGATTAAAAAAGACACAGTTGAATCAGTAGTATTTGAGCCCAAATTGATCATTCGACATTCAACACAAGCTCTTCTATCTGAAAACAAAACATTATAG